A stretch of Desulfobacter hydrogenophilus DNA encodes these proteins:
- the tyrS gene encoding tyrosine--tRNA ligase, whose protein sequence is MNVLDILKERGFIDNQTHAAELESYLNKEGGSCYIGFDPTADSLHVGHLIPIMSLSHMQQNGHRPIALVGGGTGMIGDPSGKTEMRQMMTLDTIDKNVMGIKNQLSKFIDFKDNKALLANNADWLATLDYVPFLRDIGRHFSINRMIKAESYRQRIESEEGLSFIEFNYMLLQAYDFLKLFDRHHCMLQMGGSDQWGNILAGVDLVRKTRQENVFGITFKLITKSDGSKMGKTASGAVWLDPEKTSPYDYYQFWVNTDDRDVVRFLSLFTFLPMAEIDHITSLSDARLNQAKEVLAFEATCLAHSREEALKAKAAAAAAFGNREIFDEILPSSTIPRQGTAVSPSTLPTTQVSMGELDDGIPAYQLFHRTGLSKTAGEARRLISQGGAYINGDNVTVFDLPVCADHLINHEIILRAGKKRYHRIKI, encoded by the coding sequence ATGAATGTACTGGACATCCTGAAAGAACGTGGATTTATTGACAATCAAACCCATGCAGCAGAGCTGGAATCCTACCTGAACAAAGAGGGGGGAAGCTGCTATATCGGTTTCGACCCGACTGCGGACAGTCTCCATGTCGGTCATCTGATTCCAATCATGTCCCTATCCCATATGCAACAAAACGGCCACCGTCCCATTGCCTTGGTAGGTGGGGGAACAGGCATGATCGGAGACCCCAGCGGCAAGACTGAAATGAGGCAGATGATGACCCTGGATACCATTGACAAAAATGTTATGGGTATCAAAAATCAATTGTCAAAATTTATCGATTTTAAGGACAACAAGGCACTTTTAGCAAACAATGCTGACTGGCTTGCCACCCTTGACTATGTCCCCTTTCTGCGGGATATCGGTAGGCATTTCAGCATCAACCGGATGATTAAGGCGGAAAGCTACCGTCAGCGCATTGAATCCGAAGAGGGGCTCAGCTTTATCGAATTCAACTATATGCTCCTCCAGGCCTATGATTTTCTCAAACTTTTTGACCGCCACCACTGCATGCTCCAGATGGGGGGCAGTGACCAGTGGGGAAATATCTTGGCTGGTGTAGACCTGGTTCGAAAGACCAGGCAGGAAAACGTATTTGGAATCACTTTCAAACTAATTACCAAAAGCGACGGCAGTAAAATGGGGAAAACAGCTAGTGGTGCTGTCTGGCTCGATCCCGAAAAAACCTCTCCTTATGACTATTATCAATTCTGGGTGAATACTGATGACCGGGATGTGGTTCGGTTTCTCTCTCTTTTCACCTTTCTGCCAATGGCTGAAATCGATCACATCACCTCACTTTCAGACGCGAGACTAAACCAGGCCAAGGAGGTTCTCGCATTTGAAGCCACTTGCCTGGCCCATAGTAGAGAAGAGGCTTTAAAGGCAAAGGCCGCAGCAGCGGCAGCCTTTGGTAACCGCGAAATTTTTGATGAGATATTACCATCCTCAACCATACCGAGACAGGGGACGGCTGTTTCCCCAAGCACTCTTCCCACCACCCAGGTCTCCATGGGAGAACTGGATGATGGAATCCCGGCTTATCAGCTCTTTCATCGAACAGGTCTTTCCAAAACAGCTGGAGAGGCCCGGCGCCTGATAAGCCAGGGCGGGGCATATATAAATGGAGACAATGTGACGGTTTTTGATCTGCCGGTCTGTGCCGATCATCTTATAAACCATGAAATTATCCTGAGAGCTGGCAAAAAAAGGTATCACAGAATTAAGATTTAA